Proteins encoded in a region of the Fundulus heteroclitus isolate FHET01 chromosome 2, MU-UCD_Fhet_4.1, whole genome shotgun sequence genome:
- the dnajb9a gene encoding LOW QUALITY PROTEIN: dnaJ homolog subfamily B member 9a (The sequence of the model RefSeq protein was modified relative to this genomic sequence to represent the inferred CDS: deleted 1 base in 1 codon): protein MAAVQSVLAFAVCVLMITELILAKKDYYDILGVPKGATERHIKKAFHRLARKFHPDKNKSPDAEVRFREIAEAYEVLSDESRRRRYDQFGDGVHFAGGDAQDGQPRPAGQQPFTFTFDDMFKDFDIYSQNRHSRHRRHFEEHPRPHKESHSRHRRHFGAGVLDDMFDDIDRMFAFDRHGKQTESRFHGATKQHCRTVTQRRGNMVTTYTDCTVSSNNL, encoded by the exons ATGGCAGCGGTGCAGTCCGTCCTGGCGTTTGCAGTGTGCGTCCTCATGATAACGGAGCTGATTTTAGCCAAGAAGGACTACTATGATATCCTGGGGGTGCCCAAG GGCGCCACGGAGCGCCACATAAAGAAGGCTTTCCACAGGCTGGCGAGGAAGTTTCACCCCGATAAGAACAAGAGCCCTGATGCTGAAGTGAGATTCAGAGAGATCGCTGAAG CTTATGAAGTTTTGTCCGAcgagagcagaagaagaaggtaCGATCAGTTCGGCGACGGTGTGCACTTCGCCGGCGGAGACGCGCAGGACGGTCAGCCAAGGCCGGCCGGCCAGCAGCCGTTCACCTTCACCTTCGACGACATGTTTAAGGACTTCGACATCTACAGCCAAAACAGACACTCTCGCCACAGGAGACACTTTGAAGAACACCCCAGGCCCCACAAGGAGTCCCACAGCAGACACAGGAGACACTTCGGGGCGGGGGTCCTGGACGACATGTTCGACGACATCGATAGGATGTTTGCTTTCGACAGGCACGGCAAACAGACTGAGAGCAGGTTCCACGGTGCGACCAAGCAGCACTGCAGAACCGTAACGCAGCGCAGGGGAAACATGGTGACCACTTACACGGACTGCACCGTGTCGTCCAACAATTTATGA